Proteins encoded by one window of Mesorhizobium sp. INR15:
- a CDS encoding DUF1365 domain-containing protein → MTRQRISTMTENGPPPQAAGVLYPGDVMHARLKPFGHRFVYSVFSLLVDIDRLSELGRMTWLLRVNRRGLSSFHESDHVERPGETLRNFADRLLAGAGLTKPAARILLLAYPRIFGYAFNPISVYFCYDDAGVLIAMIYAVRNTFGERHSYVAPIEPGDLSSAGVRQTRTKIFHVSPFIDMGARYHFHILPPGKVVRLRIHETEKGEPLLSATFAGEGQPLGTAQLATCLLKFPLMTWKIVAGIHWEALKLWLKGARFRSSPPAPESASYRDHGAAFEPGE, encoded by the coding sequence ATGACCAGACAACGCATTTCGACAATGACGGAAAACGGACCGCCGCCGCAGGCGGCAGGTGTGCTTTACCCGGGCGACGTCATGCATGCACGGCTGAAACCGTTCGGCCATCGTTTCGTCTATTCGGTCTTTTCGCTGCTCGTCGATATCGACAGACTATCTGAACTGGGGCGCATGACGTGGTTGTTGCGGGTCAACAGACGCGGCCTCTCCTCATTTCATGAGAGCGATCATGTCGAGCGGCCAGGCGAGACCTTGCGGAATTTCGCGGACCGGCTGCTCGCTGGTGCCGGCCTGACAAAACCCGCGGCGCGCATCCTGCTGCTCGCCTACCCCCGCATCTTCGGCTACGCCTTCAATCCGATCTCGGTCTATTTCTGCTATGATGATGCCGGCGTGCTGATCGCCATGATCTACGCCGTGCGCAATACGTTTGGCGAGCGGCACAGTTATGTCGCTCCGATCGAACCCGGCGACCTCAGTTCGGCCGGGGTGCGCCAGACCAGGACAAAGATCTTTCACGTCTCCCCTTTCATCGACATGGGCGCGCGCTACCACTTCCATATATTGCCCCCAGGTAAGGTGGTGCGCCTGCGTATTCATGAGACGGAAAAGGGCGAACCGCTGCTATCCGCTACCTTTGCAGGCGAAGGTCAACCGCTTGGCACAGCCCAGCTTGCGACTTGCCTCTTGAAGTTCCCACTGATGACGTGGAAGATTGTGGCGGGAATTCACTGGGAAGCGTTGAAGCTCTGGTTAAAGGGTGCACGCTTTCGTTCGAGCCCGCCCGCGCCCGAATCGGCCAGCTATCGGGACCATGGAGCGGCGTTCGAACCTGGCGAATGA